AGGCGCGGGTGAGGGCGGCGCCGCCGAGGATCACCGGGTAGTCGGCGGCCAGCGCGCGCTGGTTGAGCTCCTCCAGGTTCTCCTTCATGATCACCGTGGACTTGACCAGCAGGCCGGACATGCCGATCACGTCGGCCTTGTGCTGCTGGGCGGCCTCCAGGATCGCCGAGACCGGCTGCTTGATGCCCAGGTTGACCACGTTGTAGCCGTTGTTGGACAGGATGATGTCGACCAGGTTCTTGCCGATGTCGTGCACGTCGCCCTTGACGGTGGCCAGCACGATGGTGCCCTTGCCCTCGCTGTCGGCCTTCTCCATGTGCGGTTCGAGGTGCGCGACGGCGGCCTTCATCACCTCGGCGGACTGCAGCACGAACGGCAGCTGCATCTCGCCGGAGCCGAACAGCTCGCCGACCACCTTCATGCCGGACAGCAGCGTGTCGTTGATGATCTCCAGCGCGGGGCGCTCGGTCAGCGCGGCGTCCAGGTCGGCCTCCAGGCCGTTGCGTTCGCCGTCGATGATCCGGCGCTGCAGGCGCTCCTCGAGCGGGAGGGCGGCCAGCTCCTCGGCCTTGGACGCGGCGGAGGAGGCCGCGGAGACGCCCTCGAACAGCTGGAGCAGCTTCTGCAGCGGGTCGTAGCCCTCGGCGCGGCGGTCGTAGACCAGGTCGAGGGCGGTCTGCCGGCGGTCCTCCGGGATCCGGTTCATCGGGAGGATCTTGGCGGCGTGCACGATCGCCGAGTCCAGGCCGGCCTCCACGCACTCGTGCAGGAACACCGAGTTGACCACCTGGCGGGCGGCCGGGTTGAGGCCGAAGGAGATGTTCGACAGGCCGAGGGTGGTCTGCACGTCCGGGCGGCGGCGCTTGAGCTCGCGGATCGCCTCGATGGTCTCGATGCCGTCGCGGCGGGACTCCTCCTGGCCGGTGGCCAGGGTGAAGGTCAGGCAGTCGACCAGGATCGAGCCCTCGTCGATGCCGTACTCGCCGGTGAGCTGGTCGATCAGGCGCTCGGCGATGGCGACCTTGGTCTCGGCGGTGCGGGCCTGGCCCTCCTCGTCGATGGTCAGCGCGATCAGGCCGGCGCCGTGCTCGCGGGCCAGCGCGGCGATCTTCCCGAACCGGGTGTCGGGGCCGTCGCCGTCCTCGTAGTTGACCGAGTTGAGCACCGCGCGGCCGCCGAGCATCTCCAGGCCGGCCTTGAGCACCGGCGGCTCGGTGGAGTCCAGCACGATCGGCAGGGTGGAGGCGGTGGCCAGCCGGCCGGCGATCTCCCGCATGTCGGCGACGCCGTCGCGGCCGACGTAGTCGACGCACAGGTCGAGCAGGTGGGCGCCCTCGCGGATCTGCTCGCGGGCGATCTCCACGCAGGTCTGCCAGTCCGCGGCGAGCATCGCCTCGCGGAACTTCTTCGAGCCGTTGGCGTTGGTGCGCTCGCCGATCGCCAGGTAGGAGGTGTCCTGCCGGAACGGCACCGCCTGGTACAGCGAGGCCGCGGACGCCTCCGGCCGCGGGTTGCGCGCCGTGATCGGCAGGCCCTGGACCCGTTCGACCACCTGCCGCAGGTGCTCGGGGGTGGTGCCGCAGCAGCCGCCGACCAGGGCCAGGCCGTAGTCGCGGACGAAGCCCTCGTGCGCGTCGGCGAGCTCCTCGGGGCTGAGCGGGTAGTGCGAGCCGTCCTTGGTGAGCACCGGCAGGCCGGCGTTCGGCATGCAGGAGAGGCCGACCTTGGCGTTCTTCGCCAGGTAGCGCAGGTGCTCGCTGTACTCCTCGGGGCCGGTGGCGCAGTTCAGGCCGATGAAGTCGATGCCCAGCGGTTCGAGCGCGGTCAGCGCCGCGCCGATCTCCGAGCCCAGCAGCATGGTGCCGGTGGTCTCCACGGTGACCTGGGCGAGGATCGGCAGGCTCACGCCCGCCTCGGCCAGGGCCGCCTGGCAGCCCAGCACGGACGCCTTGGTCTGCAGCAGGTCCTGGCTGGTCTCGATCAGCAGCGCGTCGACGCCGCCCGCGATCAGGCCGGCCGCGTTCTGCCGGAAGCCCTCGCGGACCACCTCGAAGGTGGTGTGGCCGAGCGTCGGCAGCTTGGTGCCGGGGCCCATCGAGCCGAGCACCCAGCGGGTGCGGCCGTCCTTCGCGGTGAAGGTGTCGGCCACCTCGCGGGCGAGCCGGGCGCCCGCCTCGGACAGCTCGAAGATCCGCTCGGGGACGTCGTACTCGCTCAGCGCCCAGTGGTTGGCGCCGAAGGTGTTGGTCTCCACGCAGTCCACGCCGACCGCGAAGTACGCCTCGTGCACCGAGCGCACGATGTCGGGGCGGGTGACGTTCAGGACCTCGTTGCAGCCCTCGAGCTGCTGGAAGTCCTCCATCGTCGGCTCCTGCGCCTGGAGCATGGTGCCCATCGCCCCGTCGGCCACCACGACTCGGGTGGCGAGGGCCTCGCGCAGGGCGTCGGCGCGGTCCTGCTGGGCGGACGTGGGTACAACGGTGGCCATGTGGCTGCTCCCTGAGTGCGACGGCTGTCGGCTATGCGGCCCCACCTGGACCGGGGACGCACCCGGCCAGGGTATCGGTCCCACCGGGGCGGAGCGGAACCCGTTCCGCATCCTGGGCGTCCTTGTCCACCGGAAGGGAGCACGATCATGCCCACTTCGGAGGAACAGAGCCGGTGGCAGCGCGCCGCGCACGCCCTACGAGCGTCCGAATGGCGGACACTCCCGGGCCGGGCGCGCCGCCGCTGGCGCGGGCGGACCCGCTGGAGCCGGCGCCGCCGCGTCCTCACCGTGCTCACCGCGGCGCTCGTCCTGCTGGTGGTGCCGGTGCTCGGCGCCGCGGCCGCACTGCGCTGGGAGTACGCCGGCGAACCGGCCGCGGACGCCCGCACCCGCGGCAAGGACGCCATCTGGCTCGGCCACGCCTGGGTCGACGGGCGGCGCACCCCGGAGGAGCTG
Above is a genomic segment from Kitasatospora cineracea containing:
- the metH gene encoding methionine synthase, translated to MATVVPTSAQQDRADALREALATRVVVADGAMGTMLQAQEPTMEDFQQLEGCNEVLNVTRPDIVRSVHEAYFAVGVDCVETNTFGANHWALSEYDVPERIFELSEAGARLAREVADTFTAKDGRTRWVLGSMGPGTKLPTLGHTTFEVVREGFRQNAAGLIAGGVDALLIETSQDLLQTKASVLGCQAALAEAGVSLPILAQVTVETTGTMLLGSEIGAALTALEPLGIDFIGLNCATGPEEYSEHLRYLAKNAKVGLSCMPNAGLPVLTKDGSHYPLSPEELADAHEGFVRDYGLALVGGCCGTTPEHLRQVVERVQGLPITARNPRPEASAASLYQAVPFRQDTSYLAIGERTNANGSKKFREAMLAADWQTCVEIAREQIREGAHLLDLCVDYVGRDGVADMREIAGRLATASTLPIVLDSTEPPVLKAGLEMLGGRAVLNSVNYEDGDGPDTRFGKIAALAREHGAGLIALTIDEEGQARTAETKVAIAERLIDQLTGEYGIDEGSILVDCLTFTLATGQEESRRDGIETIEAIRELKRRRPDVQTTLGLSNISFGLNPAARQVVNSVFLHECVEAGLDSAIVHAAKILPMNRIPEDRRQTALDLVYDRRAEGYDPLQKLLQLFEGVSAASSAASKAEELAALPLEERLQRRIIDGERNGLEADLDAALTERPALEIINDTLLSGMKVVGELFGSGEMQLPFVLQSAEVMKAAVAHLEPHMEKADSEGKGTIVLATVKGDVHDIGKNLVDIILSNNGYNVVNLGIKQPVSAILEAAQQHKADVIGMSGLLVKSTVIMKENLEELNQRALAADYPVILGGAALTRAYVEQDLHEIYDGEVRYARDAFEGLRLMDALIGIKRGVPGAALPELRKRRHARVEVEEPEEANLGQIRSDVSVDNPVPTPPFWGDRIIKGVPFQDYASWLDEDALFKGQWGLKGGRSGGPSYEELVETEGRPRLRGWLDRLQTEGWLEPAVVYGYYPANSKGDDLILYREDGSELTRFTFPRQRRGRRLCLADFFRPEESGERDVVGLQVVTMGNRISEAANELFAGNSYRDYLELHGLSVQLAEALAEFWHARVRYELGFGDEDPQDVRDMFALKYRGARFSLGYGACPELSDRAKIAELLKPERVGVILSEEYQLHPEQSTDAIVLHHPEAKYFNAR